From Orcinus orca chromosome 3, mOrcOrc1.1, whole genome shotgun sequence, a single genomic window includes:
- the R3HDM4 gene encoding R3H domain-containing protein 4 isoform X4, which yields MYRPWPLPGCLPALASSQVKRLSASKRKQHFINQAVRNSDLVPKAKGRKSLQRLENKTVCFHLAQYLLTLLETDGGTPGLEDGDLAPPAAPSIFAEACSNETYVEVWNDFMNRSGEEQERVLRYLENEGRSKARRRGRGEDRRREDPAYTPRECFQRISRRLRAVLKRSRIPMEMLETWEERLLRFFSVSPQAVYTAMLDNSFERLLLHAICQYMDLISASDDLEGKRQMKVSNRHLDFLPPGLLLSAYLEQRS from the exons ATGTATAGACCTTG GCCCCTTCCGGGCTGCCTGCCCGCTCTAGCCAGCTCCCAGGTGAAGAGGCTCTCGGCCTCCAAGCGGAAGCAACACTTCATCAACCAGGCTGTGCGGAACTCAGACCTCGTGCCCAAGGCCAAGGGACGGAAGAGCCTCCAGCGCCTGGAGAACA AGACCGTCTGTTTCCATCTAGCCCAGTACCTCCTGACCCTGCTGGAGACAGACGGAGGCACACCTGGCCTGGAGGATGGGGACCTGGCGCCCCCCGCAGCACCCAGCATCTTTGCAGAGGCCTGCAGCAACGAGACCTATGTCGAG GTCTGGAACGACTTCATGAACCGCTCTGGGGAGGAGCAGGAGCGGGTTCTCCGCTACCTGGAGAACGAGGGCAGGAGCAAGGCGCGGAGGAGGGGCCGCGGGGAAGACAGGCGGAGAG AGGACCCGGCCTACACGCCCCGCGAGTGCTTCCAGCGTATCAGCCGGCGTCTACGAGCCGTTCTCAAGCGGAGCCGTATTCCCATG GAAATGCTGGAGACCTGGGAGGAGCGGCTGCTGAGGTTCTTCTCTGTGTCCCCCCAGGCCGTGTACACGGCCATGCTGGACAACAG CTTTGAGAGGCTCCTGCTTCATGCCATCTGCCAGTACATGGACCTCATCTCAGCCA GTGATGACCTGGAGGGCAAGCGGCAGATGAAGGTCAGCAATCGGCACCTGGACTTCCTGCCGCCGGGGCTGCTCCTGTCTGCGTACCTGGAGCAGCGCAGCTGA
- the R3HDM4 gene encoding R3H domain-containing protein 4 isoform X3, producing the protein MRHSDILRAAHVIGGELPIVEGNQAGDGCERVAMVGLCLGVLVCLGPEDCPLTPGPQAPSGLPARSSQLPGEEALGLQAEATLHQPGCAELRPRAQGQGTEEPPAPGEHPETVCFHLAQYLLTLLETDGGTPGLEDGDLAPPAAPSIFAEACSNETYVEVWNDFMNRSGEEQERVLRYLENEGRSKARRRGRGEDRRREDPAYTPRECFQRISRRLRAVLKRSRIPMEMLETWEERLLRFFSVSPQAVYTAMLDNR; encoded by the exons ATGAGACACAGTGACATTTTAAGGGCTGCACATGTGATAGGGGGTGAGCTTCCCATTGTGGAGGGAAACCAAGCAGGGGATGGCTGTGAGAGAGTGGCGATGGTAGGGTTGTGCCTGGGCGTCCTGGTCTGTCTTGGCCCTGAGGACTGCCCCCTCACACCTGGCCCACAGGCCCCTTCCGGGCTGCCTGCCCGCTCTAGCCAGCTCCCAGGTGAAGAGGCTCTCGGCCTCCAAGCGGAAGCAACACTTCATCAACCAGGCTGTGCGGAACTCAGACCTCGTGCCCAAGGCCAAGGGACGGAAGAGCCTCCAGCGCCTGGAGAACA CCCAGAGACCGTCTGTTTCCATCTAGCCCAGTACCTCCTGACCCTGCTGGAGACAGACGGAGGCACACCTGGCCTGGAGGATGGGGACCTGGCGCCCCCCGCAGCACCCAGCATCTTTGCAGAGGCCTGCAGCAACGAGACCTATGTCGAG GTCTGGAACGACTTCATGAACCGCTCTGGGGAGGAGCAGGAGCGGGTTCTCCGCTACCTGGAGAACGAGGGCAGGAGCAAGGCGCGGAGGAGGGGCCGCGGGGAAGACAGGCGGAGAG AGGACCCGGCCTACACGCCCCGCGAGTGCTTCCAGCGTATCAGCCGGCGTCTACGAGCCGTTCTCAAGCGGAGCCGTATTCCCATG GAAATGCTGGAGACCTGGGAGGAGCGGCTGCTGAGGTTCTTCTCTGTGTCCCCCCAGGCCGTGTACACGGCCATGCTGGACAACAG GTGA
- the R3HDM4 gene encoding R3H domain-containing protein 4 isoform X2 codes for MVALENPEGGPEEAAAAAGVAPGGRRTLPLPGCLPALASSQVKRLSASKRKQHFINQAVRNSDLVPKAKGRKSLQRLENTQYLLTLLETDGGTPGLEDGDLAPPAAPSIFAEACSNETYVEVWNDFMNRSGEEQERVLRYLENEGRSKARRRGRGEDRRREDPAYTPRECFQRISRRLRAVLKRSRIPMEMLETWEERLLRFFSVSPQAVYTAMLDNSFERLLLHAICQYMDLISASDDLEGKRQMKVSNRHLDFLPPGLLLSAYLEQRS; via the exons ATGGTGGCGCTGGAGAACCCGGAGGGCGGCccggaggaggcggcggcggcggcgggggtcGCCCCGGGCGGGCGGCGGACGCT GCCCCTTCCGGGCTGCCTGCCCGCTCTAGCCAGCTCCCAGGTGAAGAGGCTCTCGGCCTCCAAGCGGAAGCAACACTTCATCAACCAGGCTGTGCGGAACTCAGACCTCGTGCCCAAGGCCAAGGGACGGAAGAGCCTCCAGCGCCTGGAGAACA CCCAGTACCTCCTGACCCTGCTGGAGACAGACGGAGGCACACCTGGCCTGGAGGATGGGGACCTGGCGCCCCCCGCAGCACCCAGCATCTTTGCAGAGGCCTGCAGCAACGAGACCTATGTCGAG GTCTGGAACGACTTCATGAACCGCTCTGGGGAGGAGCAGGAGCGGGTTCTCCGCTACCTGGAGAACGAGGGCAGGAGCAAGGCGCGGAGGAGGGGCCGCGGGGAAGACAGGCGGAGAG AGGACCCGGCCTACACGCCCCGCGAGTGCTTCCAGCGTATCAGCCGGCGTCTACGAGCCGTTCTCAAGCGGAGCCGTATTCCCATG GAAATGCTGGAGACCTGGGAGGAGCGGCTGCTGAGGTTCTTCTCTGTGTCCCCCCAGGCCGTGTACACGGCCATGCTGGACAACAG CTTTGAGAGGCTCCTGCTTCATGCCATCTGCCAGTACATGGACCTCATCTCAGCCA GTGATGACCTGGAGGGCAAGCGGCAGATGAAGGTCAGCAATCGGCACCTGGACTTCCTGCCGCCGGGGCTGCTCCTGTCTGCGTACCTGGAGCAGCGCAGCTGA
- the CFD gene encoding complement factor D, whose translation MADRSLHLAALILLGAAVCAAQPRGRILGGREAMSHSRPYMASVQVNGKHVCGGFLVAEQWVMSAAHCLEDVADGKVQVLLGAHSLSQPEPSKRLYDVLRAVPHPDSRPDTIDHDLLLLQLSEKAVLGPYVQPLPWQRKDRDVAAGTLCDVAGWGVVNHAGRRPDRLQHLLLPVLDRATCNLRKYHDGTITNSMMCAESRHRDSCKGDSGGPLVCGGVAEGVVTSGSRVCGNHKKPGIYTRVASYVAWIDGVMAEGSAA comes from the exons ATGGCAGACCGCTCCCTGCACCTGGCGGCTCTGATCCTCCTCGGGGCGGCCGTGTGTG CGGCTCAGCCCCGCGGCAGGATCCTGGGCGGCCGAGAGGCCATGTCCCACTCGCGGCCCTACATGGCATCCGTGCAAGTGAACGGCAAGCACGTGTGCGGAGGCTTCCTGGTGGCCGAGCAGTGGGTAATGAGCGCAGCGCACTGCCTGGAGGATGT GGCCGACGGGAAGGTGCAGGTGCTCCTGGGCGCGCACTCCCTGTCACAGCCGGAGCCCTCCAAGCGCCTGTACGACGTGCTACGCGCAGTGCCCCACCCAGACAGCCGGCCGGACACCATCGACCACGACCTCCTCCTGCTGCAG CTCTCTGAGAAGGCTGTGCTGGGCCCCTACGTgcagcccctgccctggcagCGCAAGGACCGCGACGTGGCGGCCGGCACGCTCTGCGACGTGGCCGGCTGGGGCGTGGTTAACCACGCTGGCCGGCGGCCAGACCGCCTGCAGCACCTACTCCTGCCGGTGCTCGACCGCGCCACCTGCAACCTGCGCAAGTACCATGACGGCACCATCACCAACAGCATGATGTGCGCGGAGAGCAGACACCGGGACAGCTGCAAG GGTGACTCTGGAGGCCCGCTGGTGTGCGGCGGCGTGGCCGAGGGCGTGGTCACCTCGGGCTCACGTGTTTGTGGCAACCACAAGAAGCCCGGCATCTACACGCGCGTGGCGAGCTACGTGGCCTGGATCGACGGAGTGATGGCTGAGGGCTCAGCTGCCTGA
- the KISS1R gene encoding LOW QUALITY PROTEIN: kiSS-1 receptor (The sequence of the model RefSeq protein was modified relative to this genomic sequence to represent the inferred CDS: deleted 1 base in 1 codon) → MRGINARRLSASGESTESSKAALQTLWRIPGGQPGGESLPHPWAQSQRVAGRKRAAMRSLATSGPNASWWALANASSCPGCGANDSDGPAPAPWPVDAWLVPLFFGALMLLGLAGNSLVIFVICRQKQMRTVTNFYIATLLVTGTKARPSGLGQGAGALGRCTPHLAPARPPPAANLAVTDLTFLLCCVPFTALLYPLPAWVLGDFMCKFLNYIQQVSVQATCATLTAMSVDRWYVTVFPLRALHRRTPHLALAVSLSIWAGSAAVSAPVLALHRLSPGPRTYCSEAFPSRSFERAFALYNLLALYLLPLVATCACYGAMLRHLGRSAVRPAPGDSALQGQLLAERAGAVRAKVSRLVAAVVLLFAACWGPIQLFLVLQALGPAGAWHPRSYAAYALKIWAHCMSYSNSALNPLLYAFLGSHFRQAFRRVCPCAPRRPRRSGPSDPAAPQTELHRLTAHQAPTRPPKPGSGGLGPRRLCVLREHAAPL, encoded by the exons ATGCGGGGTATAAACGCGCGGCGGCTGAGCGCCAGCGGAGAATCCACGGAGTCCAGCAAAGCCGCGCTCCAGACCTTGTGGCGCATCCCAGGAGGGCAGCCGGGAGGAGAGTCACTGCCCCATCCCTGGGCGCAATCCCAGAGGGTGGCTGGGAGGAAGAGGGCGGCAATGCGCTCCTTGGCCACGTCCGGGCCCAACGCGTCCTGGTGGGCGCTGGCCAACGCATCCAGCTGTCCCGGCTGTGGCGCCAACGACTCGGACGGCCCGGCCCCGGCGCCGTGGCCCGTGGACGCCTGGCTAGTGCCGCTCTTCTTTGGCGCGCTGATGCTGCTGGGCCTGGCAGGGAACTCGCTTGTCATCTTCGTCATCTGCCGCCAGAAGCAGATGCGGACGGTGACCAACTTCTACATCG CCACCCTGCTGGTCACTGGGACAAAGGCGAGGCCCAGTGGGCTGGGCCAGGGCGCTGGGGCG CTAGGCAGATGCACCCCACATCTAGCACCCGCGCGTCCCCCGCCTGCAGCCAACCTGGCAGTCACAGACTTGACGTTCCTGCTGTGCTGCGTGCCCTTCACCGCTCTGCTCTACCCGCTGCCCGCCTGGGTGCTGGGCGACTTCATGTGCAAGTTCCTCAACTACATCCAGCAG GTCTCGGTGCAGGCCACGTGCGCCACCCTGACCGCCATGAGCGTGGACCGCTGGTACGTGACTGTGTTCCCGCTGCGCGCCCTGCACCGCCGCACGCCCCACCTGGCGCTGGCTGTCAGCCTCAGTATCTGGGCGG GCTCCGCGGCCGTGTCCGCGCCGGTTCTCGCCCTACATCGCCTCTCGCCCGGACCGCGCACCTACTGCAGCGAGGCTTTCCCCAGCCGCTCCTTCGAGCGCGCCTTCGCGCTGTACAACCTGCTGGCGCTCTACCTGCTGCCGCTGGTCGCCACCTGCGCCTGCTACGGGGCCATGCTGCGCCACCTGGGCCGGTCCGCCGTGCGCCCCGCGCCCGGCGACAGCGCCCTGCAG gggCAGCTGCTGGCGGAGCGAGCGGGCGCTGTGCGGGCCAAGGTCTCGCGGCTGGTGGCGGCCGTGGTCTTGCTCTTCGCCGCCTGCTGGGGCCCCATCCAGCTGTTCCTGGTGCTGCAGGCGCTAGGCCCGGCGGGCGCCTGGCATCCGCGCAGCTACGCAGCTTACGCGCTCAAGATCTGGGCGCACTGCATGTCCTACAGCAACTCGGCGCTGAACCCCCTGCTCTACGCCTTCCTGGGCTCCCACTTCCGTCAGGCCTTCCGCCGCGTCTGCCCCTGCGCTCCCCGGCGGCCCCGCCGGTCGGGACCCTCGGACCCGGCCGCCCCCCAAACCGAGCTGCACCGCCTGACCGCCCACCAGGCCCCCACCAGGCCCCCGAAGCCAGGCAGCGGTGGGCTGGGGCCGCGCAGGCTGTGTGTCCTGAGGGAGCACgctgcccctctctga
- the R3HDM4 gene encoding R3H domain-containing protein 4 isoform X1 — MVALENPEGGPEEAAAAAGVAPGGRRTLPLPGCLPALASSQVKRLSASKRKQHFINQAVRNSDLVPKAKGRKSLQRLENKTVCFHLAQYLLTLLETDGGTPGLEDGDLAPPAAPSIFAEACSNETYVEVWNDFMNRSGEEQERVLRYLENEGRSKARRRGRGEDRRREDPAYTPRECFQRISRRLRAVLKRSRIPMEMLETWEERLLRFFSVSPQAVYTAMLDNSFERLLLHAICQYMDLISASDDLEGKRQMKVSNRHLDFLPPGLLLSAYLEQRS; from the exons ATGGTGGCGCTGGAGAACCCGGAGGGCGGCccggaggaggcggcggcggcggcgggggtcGCCCCGGGCGGGCGGCGGACGCT GCCCCTTCCGGGCTGCCTGCCCGCTCTAGCCAGCTCCCAGGTGAAGAGGCTCTCGGCCTCCAAGCGGAAGCAACACTTCATCAACCAGGCTGTGCGGAACTCAGACCTCGTGCCCAAGGCCAAGGGACGGAAGAGCCTCCAGCGCCTGGAGAACA AGACCGTCTGTTTCCATCTAGCCCAGTACCTCCTGACCCTGCTGGAGACAGACGGAGGCACACCTGGCCTGGAGGATGGGGACCTGGCGCCCCCCGCAGCACCCAGCATCTTTGCAGAGGCCTGCAGCAACGAGACCTATGTCGAG GTCTGGAACGACTTCATGAACCGCTCTGGGGAGGAGCAGGAGCGGGTTCTCCGCTACCTGGAGAACGAGGGCAGGAGCAAGGCGCGGAGGAGGGGCCGCGGGGAAGACAGGCGGAGAG AGGACCCGGCCTACACGCCCCGCGAGTGCTTCCAGCGTATCAGCCGGCGTCTACGAGCCGTTCTCAAGCGGAGCCGTATTCCCATG GAAATGCTGGAGACCTGGGAGGAGCGGCTGCTGAGGTTCTTCTCTGTGTCCCCCCAGGCCGTGTACACGGCCATGCTGGACAACAG CTTTGAGAGGCTCCTGCTTCATGCCATCTGCCAGTACATGGACCTCATCTCAGCCA GTGATGACCTGGAGGGCAAGCGGCAGATGAAGGTCAGCAATCGGCACCTGGACTTCCTGCCGCCGGGGCTGCTCCTGTCTGCGTACCTGGAGCAGCGCAGCTGA